The Paenibacillus sp. FSL R7-0204 genome includes a region encoding these proteins:
- the glpK gene encoding glycerol kinase GlpK: protein MILSLDQGTTSSRAILFDAEAEVISQGQYEIKQSFPRPGWVEHDPEQIWESQLAAARDAIAASSEPADHITAIGITNQRETALIWDKSTGKPIYPAIVWQDRRTADQCEELKSRGMAGIIADKTGLVIDAYFSATKLAWILDHVPGARDRAAKGELLAGTIDTWLIWKLTGGAVHATDVTNASRTMMYNLHERQWDEELMDTLRIPPSILPEVRMSGGDFGICDQQWFGLEIPIRSVLGDQQAALFGHTCLEAGSAKNTYGTGCFILMNTGTEAVASSHGLLTTVAWGMGDELYYALEGSVFVAGAAVQWLQEGLGLIVAPADSEEKASEVDESEGVVVVPAFTGLGAPYWDMYARGAIFGLTRGTTSAHLVRATLESLAFQSRDVIDAMQKDAGMPLTGLRVDGGAVRNNLLMQFQADILGSEVTRTTYAETTALGAALLAGLTSGVWTREQLESFNTAEKVFSPQMEPEERERRYGAWQDAVSRTMGWEKHEGQHEGRL, encoded by the coding sequence ATGATCTTATCCTTGGACCAAGGTACTACCAGCTCACGGGCAATTCTCTTTGATGCAGAGGCGGAAGTGATCTCGCAGGGGCAATATGAGATCAAGCAATCCTTTCCCCGCCCGGGCTGGGTTGAGCATGACCCGGAGCAGATCTGGGAGAGTCAGCTTGCAGCGGCCAGAGATGCCATTGCAGCAAGCTCCGAACCGGCTGATCACATAACGGCTATCGGCATTACCAACCAGCGGGAGACGGCGCTCATCTGGGATAAAAGTACAGGTAAGCCGATTTATCCGGCAATTGTCTGGCAGGACCGGCGGACAGCAGATCAATGTGAGGAGCTGAAGTCACGCGGGATGGCCGGAATCATTGCGGACAAGACGGGGCTGGTCATCGACGCCTATTTCTCGGCGACTAAGCTGGCGTGGATTCTGGATCATGTACCGGGAGCAAGAGACAGGGCAGCCAAGGGAGAGCTCCTGGCAGGGACGATAGACACCTGGCTGATCTGGAAGCTGACCGGAGGCGCCGTACACGCTACAGACGTTACTAATGCTTCAAGAACGATGATGTATAACCTGCATGAGCGTCAGTGGGATGAAGAGCTGATGGATACGCTGCGCATTCCGCCGTCTATTCTGCCGGAGGTGAGGATGTCGGGCGGAGATTTCGGTATCTGTGACCAGCAGTGGTTCGGTCTGGAGATTCCTATCCGGTCGGTGCTGGGGGATCAGCAGGCAGCACTCTTTGGCCATACCTGCCTGGAAGCCGGCAGTGCCAAGAATACCTATGGAACTGGCTGCTTCATCCTCATGAATACAGGCACTGAAGCTGTGGCCTCCAGTCACGGCCTGTTGACCACGGTAGCCTGGGGCATGGGCGATGAGCTCTATTATGCGCTGGAGGGCAGTGTGTTTGTAGCTGGAGCGGCTGTGCAGTGGCTGCAAGAGGGACTGGGGTTAATTGTCGCGCCTGCTGACTCGGAAGAGAAGGCCAGTGAAGTGGATGAGAGTGAAGGGGTTGTGGTGGTTCCTGCCTTTACCGGACTGGGTGCGCCTTACTGGGATATGTATGCGCGGGGCGCCATATTCGGCTTGACGCGGGGGACCACCTCCGCACATCTGGTGCGGGCGACGCTGGAATCCCTGGCCTTCCAGTCCCGCGATGTCATCGACGCGATGCAGAAGGATGCCGGTATGCCGCTCACCGGACTGAGAGTGGACGGCGGGGCGGTACGCAACAATCTGCTGATGCAGTTCCAGGCTGATATCCTGGGCAGCGAGGTGACACGTACAACCTATGCGGAGACTACAGCACTTGGCGCTGCACTGCTCGCCGGGCTCACCTCCGGGGTATGGACCCGTGAGCAACTGGAGAGCTTCAACACCGCTGAGAAGGTCTTCTCCCCGCAGATGGAGCCGGAAGAGAGGGAACGCAGATATGGCGCCTGGCAGGATGCTGTGTCGCGCACGATGGGCTGGGAGAAGCATGAGGGCCAGCACGAAGGCAGACTTTAG
- a CDS encoding 3-oxoacyl-[acyl-carrier-protein] synthase III C-terminal domain-containing protein, whose protein sequence is MAGIRIKDIDIYHPDKKIGNDFFIQHFDDKGIDIRGLLATLGRENRYSIDSPDENSLTMAFEAASNVLEKTGLTGPDIDLIAYASQTPEYIFPTNSLMIHRLINGASHTICIDSNANCAGMTASVEQVSRQMMANPRIRRALVIGSDYVAPHADKNDPVYYANFGDAAAAVILERDEHSVGFIDSIYQTDTCVYGNSLFPAEGLAKLGRTGVAAGEFNVKFIPFDDSICVDAASESINTLLSNNGIAPESVKAACFSQLSLPNIQAVSGKTGIHPEAAVYIGDEFGYTSTSSPFIALHKAVTTGQLERGDKVLFWTVGAGWQNVAFVMEY, encoded by the coding sequence ATGGCGGGGATTCGCATTAAGGACATTGATATCTACCATCCAGACAAAAAAATCGGCAATGACTTTTTCATTCAGCATTTTGATGACAAAGGTATTGATATCCGTGGACTGCTGGCTACTCTGGGCCGTGAAAACCGCTACAGCATCGACAGCCCGGACGAGAACTCCCTGACAATGGCTTTTGAAGCCGCAAGTAATGTTCTGGAGAAGACCGGTCTTACCGGCCCTGACATTGACCTGATCGCTTATGCAAGCCAGACCCCTGAATATATATTTCCTACGAACTCATTGATGATTCACCGCCTGATTAACGGAGCTTCGCATACCATCTGTATTGACAGCAATGCCAACTGTGCCGGAATGACCGCCTCGGTTGAGCAGGTCAGCCGCCAGATGATGGCGAACCCGAGAATCCGCCGCGCCCTGGTCATCGGCTCAGATTACGTGGCACCGCATGCGGACAAGAATGATCCGGTGTATTACGCGAACTTCGGTGATGCCGCTGCCGCTGTCATTCTGGAGCGCGACGAGCATTCGGTCGGTTTCATTGATTCTATCTACCAGACAGACACATGCGTGTACGGCAACTCTCTGTTTCCGGCAGAAGGCCTGGCTAAGCTCGGACGCACCGGTGTTGCCGCAGGAGAGTTCAATGTGAAGTTCATTCCGTTCGATGATTCCATCTGTGTGGATGCCGCTTCCGAATCGATCAACACTCTGCTGAGCAACAACGGGATTGCCCCTGAATCGGTTAAGGCCGCCTGCTTCTCACAGCTGTCTCTTCCGAACATCCAGGCTGTCTCCGGCAAAACCGGCATTCACCCTGAGGCCGCAGTCTACATAGGCGATGAGTTCGGCTATACCTCGACCAGCAGCCCGTTCATCGCCCTTCACAAAGCCGTCACTACCGGGCAGCTTGAACGCGGAGACAAGGTCCTGTTCTGGACCGTTGGCGCCGGATGGCAGAATGTCGCATTTGTAATGGAGTACTAA
- a CDS encoding carboxymuconolactone decarboxylase family protein gives MNKNMNSGLDHFTDLSGDYGAKALDPIKEHFPELAEYIMGNAYGDIFQRTTIGSDWKEIAVISSLITMGQYEQLGVHYVMALRVGMTVEQIKGVLLHLTPCVGAPRVISAFNVLLDTLEEIKEKSS, from the coding sequence GTGAACAAGAACATGAATAGCGGTCTCGATCATTTCACTGATCTCTCAGGAGATTATGGGGCCAAGGCCCTGGATCCGATCAAAGAGCATTTTCCGGAATTAGCCGAATATATCATGGGCAATGCCTATGGCGATATTTTTCAGCGGACCACGATTGGCTCTGACTGGAAGGAGATCGCGGTGATCTCGTCTCTGATTACGATGGGACAATATGAACAGCTGGGGGTTCATTATGTAATGGCGCTCCGCGTTGGCATGACCGTCGAGCAGATCAAGGGTGTGCTGCTGCATCTGACCCCTTGCGTCGGTGCCCCCCGGGTGATTTCGGCTTTTAATGTGCTGCTGGATACCCTGGAGGAGATCAAAGAAAAATCTTCATAA